Proteins from a genomic interval of Methanococcoides sp. AM1:
- a CDS encoding phosphoribosyltransferase, giving the protein MVVVSRYPPADRTSFKCDLMGFGETYNLAKILAKKIRDSGDLPDIIVAIGRGGYVPARLICDFLLFDDLTTIKIEHYKGAADIQEMATLKFPISVDIHDKKILVVDDVTDTGKTLSLAVEYLESLKPAEIKTAVLQHKICSDFVPDYYAKKVVKWRWIIYPWAAYEDLAGFTENIIADRTLTPKQICNEFDACYSITIKGSDLTKILEDLNERGRIECIDDKRKMLWRKANVSK; this is encoded by the coding sequence ATGGTAGTTGTGAGCAGATATCCACCTGCTGATCGTACCTCTTTTAAATGCGATTTGATGGGTTTTGGGGAAACATATAACCTTGCTAAGATACTTGCCAAAAAAATAAGAGATTCAGGGGATTTGCCTGACATAATAGTTGCTATAGGTAGAGGTGGCTATGTACCTGCCAGGTTAATATGTGATTTTCTTCTTTTTGATGACCTGACAACAATAAAGATCGAGCACTACAAAGGGGCCGCAGACATTCAAGAGATGGCAACGCTCAAGTTCCCAATCTCTGTTGATATTCATGATAAAAAGATCCTTGTTGTGGATGATGTTACAGATACGGGTAAAACACTAAGTCTTGCTGTAGAATATCTGGAAAGCCTTAAGCCAGCAGAGATCAAAACTGCAGTTCTCCAGCACAAAATATGTTCGGATTTCGTGCCGGATTATTATGCTAAAAAGGTTGTTAAATGGAGGTGGATAATTTACCCATGGGCTGCTTACGAAGATCTTGCAGGATTTACCGAAAATATAATTGCTGACAGGACTTTAACCCCTAAACAAATTTGTAATGAATTTGATGCCTGCTACAGTATAACTATAAAAGGATCTGATCTGACAAAGATACTTGAAGACTTGAATGAAAGGGGACGCATAGAGTGCATTGATGATAAAAGGAAGATGCTATGGAGAAAAGCAAACGTTTCGAAATAA